From the genome of Microcoleus sp. bin38.metabat.b11b12b14.051, one region includes:
- a CDS encoding Uma2 family endonuclease, whose translation MLKSIQSPSKISLEEFLLLPETKPASEYVDGQIYQKAMPPGKHSTLQIKFSSTINQAGKPQKLAFAFPELRCTFGGYAVVPDLAVFEWSRIPVGANGEIQDIFNIAPDWIIEILSPTESCTRAISKILFCIENKTKLGWLLDPEEKLVLVFKPQQQPEAKEGEDILTVLDVLSGLQMSANDLFGLLNFDRP comes from the coding sequence ATGCTAAAGTCAATTCAGTCTCCGTCAAAGATTTCTCTGGAAGAGTTTCTCCTGCTACCAGAAACTAAGCCGGCTAGCGAGTATGTTGACGGTCAAATTTATCAGAAAGCTATGCCGCCAGGAAAACATAGCACGTTACAAATCAAATTTTCATCGACTATTAATCAAGCTGGAAAACCGCAGAAGTTAGCTTTTGCTTTTCCCGAGTTGCGCTGCACTTTTGGAGGATATGCTGTTGTTCCAGATTTAGCAGTGTTCGAGTGGTCGCGCATTCCCGTCGGTGCTAATGGAGAGATTCAAGATATATTTAATATTGCACCAGACTGGATAATTGAGATTTTGTCTCCGACAGAAAGTTGTACCCGCGCGATTAGTAAAATTCTGTTTTGTATCGAAAATAAGACTAAACTGGGTTGGTTGCTTGACCCGGAAGAAAAATTAGTTCTTGTTTTTAAGCCGCAGCAGCAACCCGAGGCGAAGGAGGGCGAGGATATTTTAACTGTACTCGATGTGCTGTCGGGTTTGCAAATGTCGGCGAACGATTTGTTTGGGTTGTTAAATTTCGATCGCCCTTAA
- a CDS encoding YciI family protein, producing MPWFVKIEQGIVEKPVFDQYVPAHRAYVRDLISKGHRAKTGYWARRGGGMLMFEAGSMDEAKAIVAEDPLVKNGCVIYEIYHWCVVEE from the coding sequence ATGCCTTGGTTTGTCAAAATTGAGCAGGGAATTGTCGAAAAGCCTGTCTTTGACCAGTATGTGCCAGCTCACAGAGCTTATGTCCGTGATTTGATTTCTAAAGGACACCGAGCGAAAACTGGCTACTGGGCAAGGCGGGGCGGCGGTATGTTGATGTTTGAGGCGGGTTCTATGGATGAGGCAAAGGCGATCGTCGCTGAAGACCCGCTGGTGAAGAACGGTTGCGTTATTTATGAAATTTATCACTGGTGTGTGGTTGAAGAATAA
- a CDS encoding 2'-5' RNA ligase family protein has protein sequence MNPSKQRFFIALVPPDDIQQQITQIKLYFAEHYNTRGALNSPPHITLQPPFEWLAADVPKLEESVRVFAANRPPIPVTLSGFAAFAPRVIYADVVKSPQLLEMQTDLMEYVGANLGIRDRISQTRSFVPHMTVAFRDLTQENFQRAWLEFCGRELHFEFTAKALTLLLHDGSRWNISQQFPLATEPATILNQS, from the coding sequence ATGAACCCGTCAAAACAGCGATTTTTTATTGCTTTAGTGCCCCCAGACGATATTCAACAACAGATTACTCAGATTAAACTGTATTTTGCGGAACACTACAACACCCGCGGTGCGTTGAACTCGCCGCCCCACATCACGCTGCAACCTCCCTTTGAATGGCTGGCGGCGGATGTGCCGAAATTGGAGGAAAGTGTCAGGGTTTTTGCTGCAAACCGGCCGCCAATTCCCGTTACGCTATCAGGTTTTGCCGCTTTCGCGCCCCGCGTCATTTACGCCGATGTCGTCAAATCGCCCCAATTGCTGGAGATGCAAACAGATTTGATGGAATATGTCGGGGCAAATTTAGGAATACGCGATCGCATTTCTCAGACTCGCTCATTTGTACCGCACATGACAGTAGCGTTTCGCGATTTAACCCAGGAGAATTTTCAAAGGGCTTGGTTGGAATTCTGCGGGCGCGAACTCCACTTTGAGTTTACCGCGAAGGCATTAACCTTACTACTACACGACGGCAGCCGCTGGAACATCAGCCAACAGTTCCCACTTGCCACCGAACCTGCAACAATTTTAAATCAATCCTAA